DNA sequence from the Sinomonas terrae genome:
CGGTATCACAGTTCATCAGAGCAGCTTCGTCGGAGACCTCACCAACCGACTCGTCGCGGGACTCAGCTTCGGTCTCCTGCTCGCCCTCGCTTCGGTCGGACTCTCCCTCATCTTCGGGACAACGGGCCTCACGAACTTCGCACATGGGGAAATGGTGACTCTGGGCGCCGTCGTCGTCTTCTCGCTCAGCAGCATCGGCAGTCCATTCTGGCTCGCGATCCTCGGCGGCCTCCTCTCCGGCGCCGTGTTCGGCTACGCTCAGGATGCACTTCTGTGGAAGCCGCTGCGGCGGAGGGGGACGGGCAACGTTCCCATGATGATCGTGAGCATCGGCCTCGCGCTCGCGGCACGCTACGTGATCCTGTTCTTCTTCGGAGGCGAGACGCAGCAGCTGCCGTACTCGCAGACCGTTGACATCGATCTCGGACCGGTCTCGGTGTCACCGAACAACCTCGTCTCCCTCCTCATCTCGATCGTCGTGATCGCACTCCTCGGATTCGTGCTCCTCCGGACGCGGCTCGGAAAGGCGACCCGCGCCGTCGCCGACAACCCGGCCCTTGCCGCCGCAAGCGGGATCGACGTGGACCGCGTCATCCGCCTTGTATGGGTCATGGGAGGCCTGCTTGCCGCCCTCGGAGGCATCCTATGGGCCTATTACCGCCCCGGGGTGACGTTCAACATGGGCCAGCAGATCCTGCTCATGATCTTCGCAGGCGTCACCCTCGGGGGCCTCGGCACGGTATTCGGCGCCCTTGTGGGCTCCGTCGTCGTCGGGGTCTTCGTCGAACTCACAACCGTCTTCGGTCTGACCTCGGACCTCAAGTACGTCGGGGCGCTGGTCATCATGATCCTCGTGCTCCTCTTCCGGCCGCAGGGCATTCTGGGTCACCGCGAGCGAGTGGGCTAAGGAGGCACGGATGGATTTCGGTCTGATCTTCAGCGAGGCCGTCGGTGAGATGGTGAGTCCGACGACGGCGGCCTACGCACTCGCAGCGCTCGGCCTCGCCGTCCACTTCGGCTACTCGGGTCTGCTCAACTTCGGACAAGCAGGGTTCATGGCCGTCGGCTCCTATGCCTTCGCGATGTCGACCATCCACTTCGGGGTGCCATGGTGGCTTGGCTTTCTCCTCGCGGTCGCTTGCTCGGTAGCCTTCGCCCTCATCCTCGGCATCCCGACGCTGCGGCTCCGCGCGGACTATCTTGCGATCGTGACGATCGCGGCCGCGGAGATCATCCGATACATCGTCACGACCAACAGTCTGACCGACGTGACGGGATCCGCGAACGGTCTGGCGGGCTTCCGGCAGGACTTCCTCCGGCTCAACCCATTCCCGCCCGGCAACTACCTCGGCTACAGCAGCCCGGACTTCTTCTACCGGGTGTTCGGCTGGGGCCTCGTGATCGTCCTCGGGATCATCGTATGGCTCCTCATGCGCAGCCCCTGGGGCCGGGTGCTCAAAGGGATTCGCGAGGATGAGCTCGCTGTGCGCTCCCTCGGCAAGAACGTCTATGCCTATAAGATGCAGGCCCTCGTGATCGGCGGCATCTTCGGAGCCCTAGCGGGTCTCGTCTTCACTCTCCCCCGCGACGTCGTCCAGCCTGCCAACTATGGCACTGAGCTGACATTCTTCCTGTGGACCTGCCTCCTGCTCGGAGGAATGTCCACGGTGCTCGGACCCGTCATCGGCGCGATGCTCTTCTGGATCGTCCTCTCGCTCACCCAGAACATCCTCTTCGGACTGATCCAGATCGGCGTGCTGCCCTGGCTGAACCCCTCGCAGGCTGGTCAGCTTCGATACATCCTTGTCGGCGTAGCGCTCATGCTGCTGATGATCTTCAGGCCCCAGGGCGTGTTCGGCAACAAGAAGGAGCTCGCTTTCTCATGAGCCAGCACGAGATGACCACCGCCGAGACGGTCGACTACATGGCAGACGAACGTCCAATTGCCGAAGGCCCGGTTGGGCCCGGCTGCAAGAAGCGCGATCCGATCCTCGTCGCGGACGGAGTCACCCGCCGCTTCGGCGGCATCAACGCCGTCGACGTCGATCACCTCGAAGTCCCGCGGCACAAGATCACGGCCCTGATTGGGCCGAACGGCGCGGGAAAGACGACACTGTTCAACCTTCTGACCGGCTTCGACACCCCGAACTCGGGTTCCTGGCAGTTCGAGGGCACGAATCTCTCGGGCATGTCCTCGTACAAGGTCGCTCGCCTCGGGATGGTGCGCACGTTCCAGCTCACGAAGGTCATGGGGAAGCTCACGGTCATGGAGAACATGCGGCTCGGCGCCTCCGAGCAGCCCGGTGAGAAGCTGCGGAACGCGTTGTTCCGAGGAATCTGGGGCAAGCGCGAGAAGGACATCACCGGGCAGGCGGAGGAACTCCTCGCGAAGTTCAAGCTGGATGCGAAGCGGCACGACTATGCGGCATCGCTTTCCGGCGGCCAGCGCAAACTCCTCGAGATGGCCCGCGCGCTCATGGTGAACCCCAAGCTCGTCATGCTCGACGAGCCGATGGCGGGCGTCAATCCGGCGCTGTCTCAGAGCCTCCTCGACCATGTCAAGAACCTCAAGGCCGAAGGCATGACCGTCCTGTTCGTCGAGCACGACATGCACGTGGTTCGCCACATCGCCGACTGGGTTGTGGTCATGGCGGAGGGAAAGATCGTGGCCGAGGGGCGGCCCTCCGATGTGATGAAGGATCAGGCAGTCATTGACGCGTACCTGGGCGCGCACCACGATGTGGACCTCGGTTCGATGCAGGGCATCGAAGAACTCGAGGCGGACCTCGCCGCGGACGAGGAGTCCGTAGTCGGGACAGCCGACGCCGGGATCCTCTCCCACGGCGCTGTGGACGAGTCGGAGATCCTCTCGGTGCAACCGCCTGAGGACGACCAATCCCACGAGCACGGGTCCCGCTTGCGGAAGGACGACACCGAATGAGCGAACAACCAGCAAGGTCCGGCACCGCGCGAGGAAAGGCTGCCGGAGCGAGCGAGGGCGACACCGTAGTCGTCAGTGTCAAGAATCTCGTGGCTGGCTACTTGCCGGGCGTCAACATCCTCAACGGCTGCAGCATCGAGGCGCGCCAAGGCGAGCTCATCGGCATCATCGGTCCCAACGGCGCAGGCAAATCCACGCTCCTCAAGGCCATGTTCGGGCTCGTCAAGGTCCATTCGGGGTCCGTCGTCGTCCGCGGCCAAGAGCTCACCGGACTCAAAGCCAACAAGCTCGTAGCCCGCGGCATCGGCTTCGTGCCTCAGACGAACAATGTCTTCACGACCCTCACGATCGAGGAGAACATGCAGATGGGGGTGTACCAGCGGCCCAAGAACTTCAAGGAACGCTGGGAGTTCGTCACCGATCTGTTCCCCGAGCTCGCGCGGCGCCGCGCCCAGCGGGCTGGCTCACTTTCAGGTGGCGAGCGGCAGATGGTCGCGATGGGTCGGGCGCTCATGATGGATCCTGCGGTCCTGCTGCTGGACGAGCCGTCCGCAGGACTCTCCCCGGTCAAGCAGGACGAGACGTTCCTGCGAGTCCACGAGGTCAACCGCGCTGGCGTCTCCGTGATCATGGTCGAGCAGAATGCCCGCCGTTGTCTCCAGATCTGCGATCGAGGCTACGTCCTGGATCAGGGCAAGGATGCGTACACGGGGACCGGCCGCGAGCTCCTCCACGACCCCAAAGTCATCCAGCTCTACCTCGGGACCCTCGCTGATTCGGTCGAGGGCCCCTGAGACGCCGAAGGCCCCCGACCTTTGGAGGTGCGGGGGCCTTCGCTGTCAGGCCGAGGTCAGGAGAGCTTGCCGTATTCCTGGCTGATCGGCTGGGGAACGTTGTTGTTGTCGAACTGGTAGAGGCCGATGTAGGCCTCCGTCGGATCACCGTTCGAAGCGAACGTCACCGGCCCGGACTGGCCGTCATAGTCGATGTCCTTGCCTTGTCGGAGCAGCGTCACGCAGGTCGCGAAATCGAAGCACTTCTGGCCTCCTTCGGAGACGTCCTGAAGGTGCATCGCTATGTCAGTGCCCTTCGTGCTCTTCGCTTCCTCGGCCGCGAGCGCGATGAGGTTCACAGCGTCCCACGATTCGCCCGCGTAGTTGTAGTCCTTGAGGCTCGGGTCGATCGTCTTGAGCTGGGTCTTGAAGTCGGCGCTCGCGAAGGTTCCCGGGATGGTGCCACGGGATCCTGAGAGGGTGCCCGGCTTGAGGTCCTTGCTGTAGTCGGACGTGTTCCCGTCAACGAAGAACATCTGGGTCGGCTTGATTCCCTTGGCTGTGAGCAGAGGAATGATCTGCTTGGCCTGATCGAACGAGATCACAGCGATCGCATCGGGCTTGGCCGCGACGACCTTGTCGACCTGTGAGCTGAACTGCGAATCGCCCTCGTTGAAGAGCTCCTGATCGACGACCTTGCCACCCGCGGCTTGGAAGGCCTTCACGACGTTGTCCCTGAGGCCCGTGCCGTAAGCATCATTCAGGACGAGCAGTCCGAGCGTTTGGGCGCCGCAGGAGGCGATGTAGTTCCCGAGCACGCGACCCTGCAGGACGTCCGATGGGGCGGTGCGCCAGTACAGGCCGTGGGCGGGCCACGTGCTGAACACCGGCGAGGTATTCGCCGGGGAGAACATGACCGTGCCGGACCCCGTGATCTGGTTGATTACGGTCTGGGACACGCCCGATGACGCCGCGCCAACGATGGCGCTGACGCCCTGCCCGAGAAGGTTGGTGACCGACTGGGTAGCGATATCAGTCGTCGTGTCACCGGAGTCGCGATGGATGGCCTCGATGGGATGGCCGAGCACACCTCCGGCATCATTGATCTGCTTGACCGCGAGGTTCACGCCCGCGATCTCAGGTGGGCCGAGGAAGGCGAGGGCACCGGTCTGCGGCAGCAGAGTGCCGATCTTGAGCGGCGTCGGCGATGTCGTCGATGACTTCGGAACGTCCGACGGGGCAACCGTGCTCGCGCCCCCTGAAGCCTGAGGGCCGCCGCTGGAAGTCGGAGATGGGCACGAAACGCCCCCTGCGGCCGCGGCGCTTGTGGTGCTCCCGGATGATCCCCCCGATGGACTCCCGCCACATGCGGTGGCGAGCAGGGCAACCCCTACGCCGAGGGCGGTCAGCCTGGCGACTCGGGGCACTATCTCATGCCGTGCAATCATTGGATTCTTCTCCTCCATCGAAGGGCGCAGAACTCCCCAGACAGGTGGATTCAGGTGTGTTCCTGATCACAACGTCAGGCTAGACCAACGTTGTTATTCACAGAAGAACCACAGGTCACAGCCTCATAACGGCTTCTGCACCAGAGGAAGCTGCGCCTCCTGAGAGGCTATCGGCTCGGCCGCCGGACTCGGCAGTCCGTGAGCAAGCGAGGCCAGCCTTTCGCTGAGCCTGCTAATTCAGCCTTTGGATCCTCTTCTCGATCTTCATCTTGGTCCGATGAAGGCGGGCCCAACTCCCCATTCCGGCGGCAGTAATTCGCCCGACTTCTTGCGTGCTTGGCAAAGCGCTCTTCCGAAGTTCCTCATCGATCTCCGAGGGTTCTCGACCCCGCATGGTATCGATGATTCTCTGAGCTGCCTGCACGGGGGCGGATGCAAAGGGGTGCTCACTGATCTCGCGGTTCACGGATGCCAACTCGGCTTGAAGCTGCTCGAGGTTCTGCCTTCCGAACACTGTTGTCTACCGCCCTAACACGCACCGCACCGCGGCATACCCGAACGAACTGGCAATCGCCCAGGCCGAGCCCGACTGCGCAATCCTGGTAATCTGCGCCGAGTTCAGGCCGATCCCCATCAGACACCTAACGACCCATGGGGCCAACCAAAATGGGTCCGCGACCACCGGGTATGCGATGCCAGCCGCGTTCGCATGGTCGACGACCTGGGTGAGCATCCGGCCGGACACTTCGTACTTGGTTGGGATGTCCCTTCCATTAGCATCTTTCGCCCACGCGGCGCCTGCCGCGGCCCGGATGCTTCCGTCCGCGTTGACGACAACGACGCCCTTGTCCGCGAGCTCTAGACGCTGGCCTTCACCCAACTCAATCTCGTAAGCGTACCGAGTTGGCGCGTCGATGCTCGTTATGGAGGTCAGCATTTGCACCCCCACTTGAGTTGGGATCACGGCGTTCGAACTGCGCTTGGACGACGGGAATGCGATTGCGCCATCGAGCAGCTCCCCGCCCCCGCTACCTTCCGCATGCGGCAGCCCGATCGACACGACCGAACCCTCTACACCGCCGATTTCCACGTTCCCTTCAGGGTCCAGAGGCACCGTTACGGACCGACTATTGCCCAGGTCGGCAACCACAGCCGACCCATCCTCTCGAAGGGACGGCGCAGAAACGGCTAGCAAGGAAGAGTCGATCGCAGCGACGCGTGCGAGCGCACCGGTCACGTCCGACGTCGAAATCTGAACTGACGCGTCGTCTGCGAAAGCTGGTCCGGGCACTACCCCAGCTCCACAGAACAACCCTGCAGTTACGGCGGAAACTATTGC
Encoded proteins:
- a CDS encoding ABC transporter ATP-binding protein — encoded protein: MSEQPARSGTARGKAAGASEGDTVVVSVKNLVAGYLPGVNILNGCSIEARQGELIGIIGPNGAGKSTLLKAMFGLVKVHSGSVVVRGQELTGLKANKLVARGIGFVPQTNNVFTTLTIEENMQMGVYQRPKNFKERWEFVTDLFPELARRRAQRAGSLSGGERQMVAMGRALMMDPAVLLLDEPSAGLSPVKQDETFLRVHEVNRAGVSVIMVEQNARRCLQICDRGYVLDQGKDAYTGTGRELLHDPKVIQLYLGTLADSVEGP
- a CDS encoding ABC transporter ATP-binding protein is translated as MSQHEMTTAETVDYMADERPIAEGPVGPGCKKRDPILVADGVTRRFGGINAVDVDHLEVPRHKITALIGPNGAGKTTLFNLLTGFDTPNSGSWQFEGTNLSGMSSYKVARLGMVRTFQLTKVMGKLTVMENMRLGASEQPGEKLRNALFRGIWGKREKDITGQAEELLAKFKLDAKRHDYAASLSGGQRKLLEMARALMVNPKLVMLDEPMAGVNPALSQSLLDHVKNLKAEGMTVLFVEHDMHVVRHIADWVVVMAEGKIVAEGRPSDVMKDQAVIDAYLGAHHDVDLGSMQGIEELEADLAADEESVVGTADAGILSHGAVDESEILSVQPPEDDQSHEHGSRLRKDDTE
- a CDS encoding branched-chain amino acid ABC transporter permease, encoding MDFGLIFSEAVGEMVSPTTAAYALAALGLAVHFGYSGLLNFGQAGFMAVGSYAFAMSTIHFGVPWWLGFLLAVACSVAFALILGIPTLRLRADYLAIVTIAAAEIIRYIVTTNSLTDVTGSANGLAGFRQDFLRLNPFPPGNYLGYSSPDFFYRVFGWGLVIVLGIIVWLLMRSPWGRVLKGIREDELAVRSLGKNVYAYKMQALVIGGIFGALAGLVFTLPRDVVQPANYGTELTFFLWTCLLLGGMSTVLGPVIGAMLFWIVLSLTQNILFGLIQIGVLPWLNPSQAGQLRYILVGVALMLLMIFRPQGVFGNKKELAFS
- a CDS encoding branched-chain amino acid ABC transporter permease: MTIASSAGAATPSSPPSSSGSPSSSGSTSQFPNTISGFLRNAGQPLAGVKITAKGNGFEGSTTSAPNGSWSISVPTEGSYQLTLDESTLPSGVKLAAGQENPRTVTFNQTTNVSTIFAFGAGITVHQSSFVGDLTNRLVAGLSFGLLLALASVGLSLIFGTTGLTNFAHGEMVTLGAVVVFSLSSIGSPFWLAILGGLLSGAVFGYAQDALLWKPLRRRGTGNVPMMIVSIGLALAARYVILFFFGGETQQLPYSQTVDIDLGPVSVSPNNLVSLLISIVVIALLGFVLLRTRLGKATRAVADNPALAAASGIDVDRVIRLVWVMGGLLAALGGILWAYYRPGVTFNMGQQILLMIFAGVTLGGLGTVFGALVGSVVVGVFVELTTVFGLTSDLKYVGALVIMILVLLFRPQGILGHRERVG
- a CDS encoding ABC transporter substrate-binding protein, which codes for MIARHEIVPRVARLTALGVGVALLATACGGSPSGGSSGSTTSAAAAGGVSCPSPTSSGGPQASGGASTVAPSDVPKSSTTSPTPLKIGTLLPQTGALAFLGPPEIAGVNLAVKQINDAGGVLGHPIEAIHRDSGDTTTDIATQSVTNLLGQGVSAIVGAASSGVSQTVINQITGSGTVMFSPANTSPVFSTWPAHGLYWRTAPSDVLQGRVLGNYIASCGAQTLGLLVLNDAYGTGLRDNVVKAFQAAGGKVVDQELFNEGDSQFSSQVDKVVAAKPDAIAVISFDQAKQIIPLLTAKGIKPTQMFFVDGNTSDYSKDLKPGTLSGSRGTIPGTFASADFKTQLKTIDPSLKDYNYAGESWDAVNLIALAAEEAKSTKGTDIAMHLQDVSEGGQKCFDFATCVTLLRQGKDIDYDGQSGPVTFASNGDPTEAYIGLYQFDNNNVPQPISQEYGKLS